TCGATCGCGGAGTCGGATCTGGAACCCGACGGGGGTCCCGCGAGCAGCGCGAGTGGGACTTCGTCGGATCGAAGATCTGACGGTCGGAAGCCGGTCGTGAAGGTCCCGCCGTACCTCCAGACCGACACCCGGTGGATCGTCGATTACTGGCCGGCCCCGGCCGACCGGACGGGCCTGCTCGCGCTGGCTGGACTGGCCTGGAGCACCGTCGTCTTCGCCGCCCTGCTTGGCCTCGAGGGGCTCGGGCAGGCGCGCAACCAGTTCATCGGCGTCTACGCGGGCATGCTCTTCCTCACGCTCGCCGCCACCGTACTGGTCTACGCCGTCTTCTTCGTCCCCTCGATCACCGTCGCAGAACGGAGGGATCACTGAATGCCGACCGACACCCGCCCCGACGACCCCCACGCAGAGATCGAGATCGAGCGCCGCCAGGTCGCGAAAGTCCTCGCCGCAGTCAGCGGCGTCGGCGCCGTAAGCGCCTTCGGCGTCTCCTCGCTCGCCGGCCTCGCCGAGTCCGGGAAGGTCGAGGAGCCCGAACCGGTGTTCGTCGAGGGCGTTCGGCTGGTCGACGCCGACGGGAACCCGCTTTCGGCCGCCGACGCGCTGCCCGCGACCGACGAACTCGACGTCGCGACCGTCTACGCCGAGGCCGAGGGCGGCGGCCCCGTCGAGGAGGACCGCGGCACCGTCCTGCTCGCTCGGTTCCCCCGGGACAGCTACGAGGAACCGACGAACCTCGACGGCGTCGCCGAGGGGTACGCCGCCTACTCGAAGGTGTGTACGCACCTGGGCTGTCTCGTCGACGGCACCGAGGGAAACCAGTTCAACTGCCAGTGCCACGGCTCGGTGTTCGATCCCCTGAAGGGCGCCGAGGTGAC
Above is a genomic segment from Halorientalis sp. LT38 containing:
- a CDS encoding ubiquinol-cytochrome c reductase iron-sulfur subunit, yielding MPTDTRPDDPHAEIEIERRQVAKVLAAVSGVGAVSAFGVSSLAGLAESGKVEEPEPVFVEGVRLVDADGNPLSAADALPATDELDVATVYAEAEGGGPVEEDRGTVLLARFPRDSYEEPTNLDGVAEGYAAYSKVCTHLGCLVDGTEGNQFNCQCHGSVFDPLKGAEVTSGPAPRALPQLPLGVAAGETTEDGATPTDAEAGQLLLATGPIEGPIGPE